Part of the Nicotiana sylvestris chromosome 2, ASM39365v2, whole genome shotgun sequence genome, agaacattttgtcagtttaaaatggtggttagttgatggcattcgtGCTGAAGATCCttccactgcattgttttgttttgactgtcttccctgcactggccctgaaccgcctgactttctgactgactttcaaacccctgaCCTTTGATGACCCAAGTGTTCTATAACCATgctgttgtttcacacctctggcccctttatctgaacctttgcatttcCATGACATTACGAAATCATTCCACTGATGAAATTTCCGGTGATTCCTTTTACCCCCCAtttacatcatgttatccttagtatgctctgaccacgctgtgctttgcaattttggaagttggtagtgagctttgaaatcctttctcaCTTGCTTTGAACAGGACcaacattgaaacatcttagacaaataaaccccaaaagcaaatgaaatgcaatgattttgtaagttaaggataagaagaatccaaaaccggatgaccgctaaaaggagaaaaaaagaaacttatctgagtggaatagctggtaccaatgatcatggcatgcatttcggattaatcagcccaatctgtccaaccaatcaactttcagttgccatactttgttgccccagaatttccataacctTACCTTttcacccaaaccttgaccttgttcatcctgcaatgccttgaaaggttttccacCAACggaccttcctcatttgttcatctctcaacttactttcgcctcaaggtgcccgtgaaggttttcaccaataagactctctcatttttgatttctcttagctcccgtcgccttacagtgcccgtgagggttttcaccaataagactctctcattttgatttcttttccctctttggaccagagtgtttcccctgatGTGAATCACCGCTACCTACTTGCTTTGGCATTTCTTGAagactgatcaaaaggtctttctttggaccataatgtgggcttttggatagggttagaaagaaagggcataaaaggctcaaaacaactcatcatgtgtttaaaattacaactttcggaatcagatttcttacaacaaccacaacttccgTCCTAGTTTCTTGactggggacttttggatttttattttgatgggaccgaaccgtgaggctgcctacgtatccttaaaaggaatcaggtcgaacgtagttcatattataagaattactttgtttgttgtgatttttcctttcttttctttttcttttctcttctttccttctttttctttttgttgttgtttttcttctttttttctttactttgtttgttgtttttcttcttttcttttttccttttctcttttttcttctttttattctctctcttttcattctttttcttttctctttttcctttgctcacctttcacgcttgcgtttctaatctttgctactgattccgaaagaggggtatgaaagaaatagataaggctcaaaggggtaacgaaggataaagtgtttagatagcagaacaaaatgccgtcgtcatttcaatattcaaaatatgccgaatacaaacaagtacaattaaacaaagaaatcatacacagtatctcttgactacatcagaattgatagccatttctacacatttgccttctacatctgtcaagtacaatgcgccattggacaacactctagttacaacgaatggcccctgccaatttggggcgaactttcctctTGCTTCAACCCGATGAGGAAGAaagcgtttcaatactaactgacccacttcaaactttcgtggacgcaccttcttattatatgctcttgccattctctgttgatgcaactggccatgacatactgccgcCAGTCTTTTCTCGttgatcaaactcaattgttccaaatgggttttgacccactcatcatcatcgatctcagcctctgcgacaattcgaagggatggaatttccacttctgcgggtatcactgcttcggtgccatacaccaaaaAATAAGGACTCgtccctactgaagtacggatagtagtgcgatagcccagcaatgcaaacggcagcttttcatgccactgcctagaaccctccaccatttttcgaagtatcttctttatgttcttgttggttgCCTCGACTGCTCCGTTTGCCTTAGGGCTGTAcagggtagaattgcgatgtgtaatcttgaactgctgacatacctcttccatcaaatgactattgagattcgccccattgtctgtaatgatcaccttcggtatcccaaactggcaaatgatatttgaatgcacaaaatcaaccaccgccttcttggttacagacttgaatgttttagcctctacccacttggtgaaataatcaatggccaccagaataaacctgtgcccgttggatgctgctggctcgattggtccaatgacatccattccccaagcaacaaagggccatggtgcagacatcgtatgtaattcagatggtggagaatgaatcaaatctccatgcacttggcactgatgacatttacgcacgaaactgatacaatctctctccatagtgagccaataataacctactcggagaatcttttttgccaaCATGTAActactcatgtgcggtccacacactCAAGAATGTACCTCGGTCATAATAGCTGTGGCCTGACTAGCATCTATGCATATCAGCAGCctaagatctggagtccttttgtacagaacccctccgctgaagaaaaaaccgcttgccaaccgcctaattgtcctcttttgatcacctgtggcttgtactggatacacccccatcctgatgtattccttgatatcatgaaaccaaggcttgccatcgagttcttcttccaccacgttacaataagcatgctgatcgcggacctgaatatgcaacgggtctatataagccttatctggatgatgtaacattgatgctagagtagccaaggcattagcgacctcattatgaatcctcggaatatgcctgaactctattgattggaaccgccaacaaagatcatgtaaacattgccggtacggcatgagttttaaatcccgtgtttctcaTTCTCCCTAAATCTGATGCACCAGAAGGtctgagtcacccaagaccaagacttcctggacacccatatccacagccatcctcaaacccagaatgcatgcctcgtactcagccatgttgttagtacagtagaatcaaagctgagccgtaacagggtaatgataccctatttcagaaacaagtaccgctcatATCCCAACAcatttcatgttagcagccccattaAAGAAAAGTTTCTATCCTTGCTTTTCAatctgttccaattcatcaatgtgcattacatcttcatcagggaagtaagtattcaaaggctcatattcttcgtctactgggttctcagccaaatgatcaaccaatgcctgggctttcattgcagtcctagtcacatagacgatgtcaaattctgtgagcaagattttccactttgcgagcctccctttaggcataggcttctgaaagatatactttagcggatccaaacgagagatgaggtaagtagtgtaagatgaaaaatagtgcttcaacttctatgTCACCCAAGTGATGgcacaacacgtcctctcaagatgagtgtacttgaCATCgtaggatgtgaacttcttactgagataataaatggcctgctccttcctgccagtgatgtcatgctgtcccaacacacatccaaatgaattgtccaagaccgtcaaataccgAATCAAAGTAATCCCTGGTTCCGGTGGGACCAACAcaagtgggtttgacaagtacccctttatcttatcaaatgcttcctgacatttatctgtccacttgaccgtaacatctttctttaacagtttgaaaatgggctcacaagttgtcataagctgagcaataaaccggctgatgtaattcaatctccccaacagactcatcacctcagtcttgttctttggaggtggtaattcctggatggctttgatttttgacgggtctaattcaatacctcgtcagctgactatgaatcccaacaactttccagacggaacaccgaatgcgcattttgtagaattgagcttgagattgtacctgcgaagcctttggaagaactttctcagatctctgacatggtcagactgctttttagactttacaatcacatcatccacataaacctcgatctcactgtgtatcatgtcgtggaatatggtcgtcattgccctcatgtaggttttcccaacatttttcaaaccaaatggcatgacccgataacagtacgttccccatggcgtgatgaatgctgtcttttctgcgtcttcttcatccattaagatctggcggtatcccgcataacaatccataaaagaaccaatctcatgtttggcacaattatcgatcaatatatggatgttcggcagtgggaagttatccttgggacttgccttgttgaggtctAGATAATCAACACATATCCTGGTCTTGCCATACTTCTTCGGCAGgggcactacattggctaaccaagtgggatactgagtgacccgaatgacctttgcattgaactgcttggtgacctcttccttgatcttcacactcatatcagttttaaatttcctcagcttctgcttgacatgAGGGAATggcggatcagtgggcaatttgtgaaccaccaagtcagtgcttagacctggcatgtcgtcataggaccatgcaaaaatatctttatactcgaacaatgctttaattatttcctctctgagttatggttcgagatggacacttattttagtttcctggatattatcttggtcccctaaattgattgcttctgtatcactcaggttaggcttgggtttttcttcaaaatggcttaattcatTACTAATCTCTttaaaggcttcatcctcgtcatattccgattcatcatcacattctatttcttgaattaatatttcagaattagattggcttttaagactgggccagagattccgcatgcatgtcatatcattgaagccagcataaaaagaactgtacaaggaagaaaagaaaaacaaaaataaaactatcaagaagagaggaaaagagaaattgcatttcattgaaattaaagatattagggtttatacatccaaatgaacggaacatagaatctgaattacaatcctggaataatccagataaattgaaataaaatcaaagcaaactaccaaaactccctcctggtggggagagcagtagcttcccaattgttaatctttgcactgggccgaACGAATTGtgcatccgccttgctagaaccctctccagcttccaacacgttcaaatcggcgaataacctctcgaacctttccatcaaatctccatcctcatcaaccactgaactgggaaccgtcgtcactgggcgctttctggtaccaggcctgacaaatgattgGGAAAGACGCGAAACtagctttggaagggcccatgctctccGTTTCATTTTCCTGGCTCTTCTCACATCTGCAACTATGgtcttgaaccccagaccaaatgtatc contains:
- the LOC138886108 gene encoding uncharacterized protein, which gives rise to MVEGSRQWHEKLPFALLGYRTTIRTSVGTSPYFLVYGTEAVIPAEVEIPSLRIVAEAEIDDDEWVKTHLEQLSLINEKRLAAVCHGQLHQQRMARAYNKKEKKSLFVSEELSAKKGRHQTGLTFIAWTETVFWAILHHFLD